A segment of the Peptoclostridium acidaminophilum DSM 3953 genome:
GCCAAAGGAGCTTCTGGGCGAGGGCGTCAATCAGGATGTGAAAAATGCAATAGTGGCCGCTCTTGAAAAGCTCAAGGAGCAAGGCGTTGAGTGGGAAGAAATATCAATGCCCAACCTCAAGTACAGCATAGAGACATATTATATAATAGCTCCGTGTGAGGCCAGCTCTAACCTTGCAAGATATGACGGCATAAGATACGGCTTCAGGACAGGCGATTTCGAGACCCTCGAGGAGCTTTACAAGAGGACAAGAAGCGAAGGCTTCGGTGAAGAGGTAAAAAGAAGGATAATGATTGGAACATACGCACTCAGCGCCGGATACTACGATGCTTACTACAAAAAGGCGCTCAAGGTGAGAACTCTTATAAAGAACGACTTCATGAACGCATATGAAAAGTATGATGCAATAATAACCCCTACCGCGCCTAACACGGCATACAAGCTGGGAGAGAAGATAGGAGATCCGCTGTCTATGTATATGGAGGACCTGTGCACGATACCGGTAAACATGGCTGGCCTTCCAGGCCTTTCGATTCCATGCGGGCTTGACTCGAACGGCATGCCAATAGGAATGCAGATAATAGGCAAGCATTTCGACGAAGCAGGCATACTGAGGCTTGCGAAAGCGTATGAAAATGTAAGCGGATTCAAAAATTTAAAGGCTGACATATAGGAGGTGAATGCTTTGAAATATACTACTCTAATAGGGCTTGAGATACACTGCGAGCTTTCAACAAAGAGCAAGATATTCTGCGGCTGCAAGAATGAATTCGGCGCAGATGTTAATACATGCTGCTGCCCGGTATGTCTTGGACTGCCAGGAGCTCTGCCTGTTCTAAACGAAAAGGTGCTCGAATATGCATCAATGGCTGGAATGGCTCTGAACTGCGAAATTACAAGGCGTTCAAAAATGGACAGGAAAAACTATTTCTATCCCGACCTTGTGAAGGCATACCAGATATCCCAATACGATATACCGCTATGCACAGACGGCTATATAGACATAACAGACGAGGAAGGCGACAAGAAAAAGATAAGAATACAGAGGATACACATAGAAGAGGATACGGGAAAATCAATGCACGATACTCATGGCGACACACTGCTTGACTACAACAGATCAGGCGTGCCCCTCATCGAGATAGTTACATATCCCGACATGAACTCGCCTGCCCAGGCTTTGAGCTTCCTTGAAAAGCTAAAGGAGACGCTCCTGTTTACTGAGATTTCGGACGTCAAGATGGAGCAAGGCTCTCTAAGGTGCGACATAAACGTCAACGTGGTAAGGGATGACGGAGTCAGAACCAAGATAGTCGAGATAAAAAACCTAAACTCGTTCAAGGCTGCGTTCAAGGCCGCAGAGTACGAGCAGCAAAGGCACATTGAACTGCTTGAAAAGGGTGAGGACAGCAAGAAGGAAACGAGAAGATGGGACGATGTACAAAACATCACAATATCGATGAGGAGCAAGGAGACCGCGGACGACTACAGGTATTTCCCTGAGCCGGACGTAGTCGACATAGTTCTCGACGATGAGTTCATAAACAAGGTAAGGAGCCAGCTGCCCGAGCTTCCTGACGCAAAGAGGGCAAGGCTTATGGCGGAGTATGAAATACCAGAATACGATGCCAAGGTGCTTACTGCATCAAAGGAAGTGTCAAACTACTTCGAGGACATGCTAAAGCTTATAGACAATCCAAAGCTTGTGAGCAACTGGATTATGACAGAGCTTCTAAGAAGGGTCAATGAGGAAGAGGTTGCCCTTTCGGCGCTCAAGTTTGAAAAACAGGATTTTGCAAAGCTTCTGGAGCTTATAGCATCTGGAACAATAAACAACAACGCGGGCAAGAAGGTGTTCAGAGAAATGTTCGAGCTGGGCAAAAAGCCGGAGGACATCATAAAGGAACAAGGCCTTGTCCAGATACAGGATGAGGATGCAATCAAGAACATAGTAGAGGATGTGCTTGGCAGGAATCCTCAGTCTATAGAGGATTTCAAAAATGGCAAGGATAAGGCGCTCGGATTCCTTGTGGGACAGGTTATGAAGGAAAGCAAGGGAAAAGCCAATCCGCAGCTTGCAAACAAGCTGATAATGGAGATTATTCAAAGCAAATAGCAGCCAGGCAGTTTTAATTTAACAGAAAACAGACAAAAAAGACAGGAGTATTATTTGCCTGTCTTTTTTGTAATGAAATAAAGTGGATTTTTATGTATCGTGATATGTAAAAATTAAAGGAAGGCGCCTTTATTATTTTTTGCTCAGAAAAAGAAGAGGGGGTGTTGCTAGTGGCAAGGTTTATATTAAGCAGAATCGTATCGATGGTCGTGACTATTTTCCTGATCATCACCGTGACATTTTTCCTTATGCATGCCATACCGGGAGGGCCTTTTGCAAGCGAAAAGAAGCTTCCCGAGGCCATAGAAAAGGCTCTTGAAGAGAAATACCATCTGAACGATCCACTGCACAAGCAGTACATAGACTATCTGCTTGGCGTTACAAAGGGAGATTTCGGTCCTTCATTCAAGCTCAAGGGGCAGAATGTAAGTGATATCATAGCCGACAGATTCCCTGTTTCGGCGCAGCTTGGAGGAATAGCCCTGGGGCTTATACTGCTTGCGGGAATACCGATGGGGATAGCCGCAGCCTTAAAGCAGGGAACATGGGTGGACAGCGCAGTAATGTTCCTGGCCATAGTGGGGGTAACGATACCTAGCTTTATAATTTCTGCCGTTATGATATACGTATTTAGCGTCCAGCTGGGCTGGCTGCCGCCAGCAAGATGGGGGAGACCAGACCAGATGATAATGCCTGGCATTGCACTGGCTGCCTATTCCATGGCCTTTGTTGCAAGGCTTACGCGTTCAAGCATGCTGGAGGTAATATCGCAGGATTATATAAGAACGGCAAGAGCTAAAGGTCTCAGCGAAAAGGTCGTTGTTTTCAAACACGCGCTCAGGAATGCGCTCATACCGGTAGTGTCATATATAGGTCCGATTGCTGCGGGAATAATGACAGGTTCATTCGTAATAGAAAAGATTTTTGCGGTGCCGGGCCTTGGAAGATTCTTTGTCGAGAGCATAAGCAACAGAGACTATACGCTGATAATGGGAGTCACAATATTCTATGCGGCTTTCCTTGTTGTGATGATACTGGCAGTCGACATAATATATGCTCTGATTGACCCGAGAATAAAGCTTGACTGAGAATAATATAAACAAGAATAGTGCGAAGAGGTGTTATTATGTCGGTTGAAAACAAGGATTTGAAAAGCGATTCCATGTGGGCGCTTGTCAGCAAAGAGGAGAAGGATTCTGAGAGAATAGCCAGACCTTCCATGACCTATTGGCAGGATGTCTGGAGAATATTCAAGGCAAACAAAGTTGCAATGGGATCTGCATATTTTCTTGTGTTGCTGCTTATAACTGCGGTGTTGGGGCCGTATTTATCTAAATATTCGTATTCTGACCAGAACCTTATGATGGCGAATCAGCTGCCAAGCGCGCAGCACTGGTTCGGAACAGATGCCCACGGCAGGGACCTTTTTGTGAGGGTACTGTATGGAGCTAGGATTTCGCTCACGGTAGGGCTTGTGGCTTCTGTAATCAATCTTGTAATAGGTGTGCTCTACGGAGGAATATCAGGCTACTTCGGGGGTAAAATAGATAACATAATGATGAGAGCAATAGATATACTCTATACAATACCGCTCATGCTGTACGTCATACTACTTATGGTTGTATTCGGAAAGGGGGGGCTTGGCAGCATACTCATAGCTCTTGGCCTTGTATACTGGATAGGCATGGCCCGCATAGTAAGAGGGCAGATACTCTCGCTCAAGGAGCAGGAATATGTGATGGCGGCCAAGACACTTGGGGCAAGCGATTTGAGGATACTCATCAGGCATCTGATACCAAACACGATGGGGCCAATAATAGTGACGCTGACCATGTCGATACCGACAGCAATATTTACGGAGGCATTCCTATCGTTCATAGGGCTTGGGGTTTCAGCGCCTATGGCTTCATGGGGTGTGCTTGCAAATGACTCACTCGCAAGCCTTGGCATTTTTCCGCACCTTATGTTTTTCCCTGCGCTTGCCATATCTGTTACTATGCTGGCGTTCAACTTTTTGGGAGACGGACTCAGGGACGCACTGGATCCGCGTATGCGTAAATAGAATTTGGGAGGAACCAGCATGTCAGATAGATTGTTAGACGTTAAAGGTCTCAAGACATCGTTTTTCACGCATGTCGGAGAGGTGAAGGCAATAAGAGGAGTAGATTTTCACATAGACAAAGGCGAAGCCCTGGGCATAGTAGGCGAGTCAGGAAGCGGCAAAACAGTAACCTCAATGTCGATTGTGAGGCTGCTTCAAAAGCCCGGCAAGGTGATCGGCGGGGAGATATTCTTTAGAGGCGAGGACATCATGCAAAAGGCCGAAAAGGATATGCAGAGCATAAGGGGCAACGAAATAAGCATGATATTTCAGGATCCAATGACCTCGCTCAATCCGGTGTATACGGTTGGAAATCAGATTGTAGAAGCCATAGTAAAGCACCAGAAGCTTTCAAAGAGCGATGCCAGGAAAAAAGCTGTAGAGATGCTAAGGCTTGTCGGCATACCATCCCCGGAGAAAAGGATAGACAACTATCCGCACGAGTTTTCAGGCGGTATGAGGCAAAGAGCCATGATAGCCATGGCGCTCTCGTGCGAGCCCAAGCTGCTCATAGCCGACGAGCCGACAACGGCGCTTGATGTGACAATACAGGCCCAGATACTCGAGCTTATGAAGGACTTAAAGGACAGGCTCAATACGTCGATAATACTCATAACACACGACCTTGGAGTAGTGGCCGACCTTTGCAGCCGGATAATAGTAATGTACGGCGGGCTTATCATGGAGGAAGGCTCGGCAGATGACATATTCTACAGGGCGAAGCATCCATATACGCACGGACTTATTAAATCCATACCAAAGATAACTCAAAAGGGCGATAAGGAAAGGCTTTGTCCTATACCAGGCTCG
Coding sequences within it:
- a CDS encoding ABC transporter ATP-binding protein — translated: MSDRLLDVKGLKTSFFTHVGEVKAIRGVDFHIDKGEALGIVGESGSGKTVTSMSIVRLLQKPGKVIGGEIFFRGEDIMQKAEKDMQSIRGNEISMIFQDPMTSLNPVYTVGNQIVEAIVKHQKLSKSDARKKAVEMLRLVGIPSPEKRIDNYPHEFSGGMRQRAMIAMALSCEPKLLIADEPTTALDVTIQAQILELMKDLKDRLNTSIILITHDLGVVADLCSRIIVMYGGLIMEEGSADDIFYRAKHPYTHGLIKSIPKITQKGDKERLCPIPGSPPDLLNPPKGCPFASRCDSAMRICMQNMPEYNFVAQGHRAACWLLHPDAPKSGLACSAEGEVR
- a CDS encoding ABC transporter permease — its product is MARFILSRIVSMVVTIFLIITVTFFLMHAIPGGPFASEKKLPEAIEKALEEKYHLNDPLHKQYIDYLLGVTKGDFGPSFKLKGQNVSDIIADRFPVSAQLGGIALGLILLAGIPMGIAAALKQGTWVDSAVMFLAIVGVTIPSFIISAVMIYVFSVQLGWLPPARWGRPDQMIMPGIALAAYSMAFVARLTRSSMLEVISQDYIRTARAKGLSEKVVVFKHALRNALIPVVSYIGPIAAGIMTGSFVIEKIFAVPGLGRFFVESISNRDYTLIMGVTIFYAAFLVVMILAVDIIYALIDPRIKLD
- a CDS encoding ABC transporter permease, with protein sequence MSVENKDLKSDSMWALVSKEEKDSERIARPSMTYWQDVWRIFKANKVAMGSAYFLVLLLITAVLGPYLSKYSYSDQNLMMANQLPSAQHWFGTDAHGRDLFVRVLYGARISLTVGLVASVINLVIGVLYGGISGYFGGKIDNIMMRAIDILYTIPLMLYVILLMVVFGKGGLGSILIALGLVYWIGMARIVRGQILSLKEQEYVMAAKTLGASDLRILIRHLIPNTMGPIIVTLTMSIPTAIFTEAFLSFIGLGVSAPMASWGVLANDSLASLGIFPHLMFFPALAISVTMLAFNFLGDGLRDALDPRMRK
- the gatB gene encoding Asp-tRNA(Asn)/Glu-tRNA(Gln) amidotransferase subunit GatB codes for the protein MKYTTLIGLEIHCELSTKSKIFCGCKNEFGADVNTCCCPVCLGLPGALPVLNEKVLEYASMAGMALNCEITRRSKMDRKNYFYPDLVKAYQISQYDIPLCTDGYIDITDEEGDKKKIRIQRIHIEEDTGKSMHDTHGDTLLDYNRSGVPLIEIVTYPDMNSPAQALSFLEKLKETLLFTEISDVKMEQGSLRCDINVNVVRDDGVRTKIVEIKNLNSFKAAFKAAEYEQQRHIELLEKGEDSKKETRRWDDVQNITISMRSKETADDYRYFPEPDVVDIVLDDEFINKVRSQLPELPDAKRARLMAEYEIPEYDAKVLTASKEVSNYFEDMLKLIDNPKLVSNWIMTELLRRVNEEEVALSALKFEKQDFAKLLELIASGTINNNAGKKVFREMFELGKKPEDIIKEQGLVQIQDEDAIKNIVEDVLGRNPQSIEDFKNGKDKALGFLVGQVMKESKGKANPQLANKLIMEIIQSK